One genomic segment of Gossypium arboreum isolate Shixiya-1 chromosome 3, ASM2569848v2, whole genome shotgun sequence includes these proteins:
- the LOC108478864 gene encoding transcription factor bHLH162-like, with amino-acid sequence MKKNSCGGQSNSKPDRKAIEKKRRNDMKNLCFKLASLIPHHNFKPSKEIASQQDQLDLAAAYIKHLRERIEKLKRLKEEAMRSTEASSSMMERTASVGLTSPVLELRDFGSSIELVLITGLNKNFMLYEVISIFEQEGAEVVSASFSTVGGKIFHTLHAQAKLSRVGVETTRVCQRLQELIKSY; translated from the exons ATGAAGAAGAACAGCTGTGGCGGTCAGTCGAATTCTAAACCTGATAGGAAAGCCATCGAGAAGAAGCGCAGAAATGACatgaaaaatttgtgttttaagcTTGCCTCTCTTATTCCTCACCACAACTTCAAACCCTCCAAG GAAATTGCATCACAACAAGACCAGCTTGATCTTGCAGCTGCCTATATAAAACATTTGAGAGAAAGGATAGAGAAATTAAAGAGGTTGAAAGAAGAAGCAATGAGATCCACGGAAGCAAGCAGTAGCATGATGGAGAGGACAGCATCGGTTGGTTTAACTTCGCCTGTGCTTGAATTAAGAGATTTCGGGTCAAGCATTGAATTGGTTCTGATAACCGGATTGAATAAAAACTTCATGCTATATGAAGTTATTAGCATTTTTGAACAAGAAGGGGCTGAAGTTGTAAGTGCCAGCTTTTCCACTGTGGGTGGCAAGATTTTTCATACCCTTCATGCTCAG GCTAAACTTTCTAGAGTTGGTGTAGAGACTACAAGGGTGTGTCAGAGACTGCAAGAACTGATTAAGAGTTATTAA